One Gadus macrocephalus chromosome 17, ASM3116895v1 genomic window, AAGCGCCCAGTTAGCTCTGCCGCTGCTGGCCCCCCATCCAACGTTAGCGCTCTCTCGGAAACGCCCTCTCCTCGGCCTCGGGAAGGAGGATGTACAGGAAGAGACAGGGACGACCGTGAATGACGAGGAGACGCTTTTCACTGGCCGGACTCTGGCGCCCCCTAGTGCTCTGCGTGTGAACCGCATGTAGAGGTGGCGCGGGGATacggagaggaggaagatgacaTGTTCCAGTGGCGGTCGGACTTCGGAGGAGGCGGCATCTTCGTTCCGTCTCCACGGTAACAACGATTCCACGACGGCTCTGACATCATCCGGTTCTAACCGAGGCGGGAGAATAGCGTCGAAGTAGGGTAAACAAACTTTTGGATCACAATTTTCCCACTGAACCTCAGACTGTTCAACAAATCTGTTGACTTTTACTTTGTACACACAAGACTGGAAAGGCTGGCTGTCACCTCCGACACATTCTCTGATTCGACAGGTTCGCCGTGAGTGGATATTTAATCTGTCAACCGTTCGGCCCAAACTCTCGACTGAGCTGCAATGCCAGACAATAATAGGCCTAATACTGTCACTCAAAATGAGGGTCTATCTGTCGGATGTCTGTTTAATGGACTTGGGGATTTGGGACCAAACTTGTCAGAACTcaagaatgcacacacacacacacacacacacacactaaagcatCTGTGCGCACACATATTAACAATTTCTGAAGTCATAAATACAGTTGATAACAATGTTTATCACATTGATAGGGTTCTGTTCAACATTGTCGTTGACATAGTTACATTGTAACTCCAATGTAACGTCTTATTGATTTATTAGAGTTGTGCTATGCAGAAAAGGCCACAAGGTGGCAGTATGTGCGAAAGTCTGAGAGCAGCGCTCTGAGTTTCCAAGTAAACAATTAATTTAATTGAAATATCAATTTGTGTTTTTGATAACGTTTACCGCATTGCAATCGGAATATATACTGCTAAAGTATATGGGTttattgtaaaaagaaaaagtctCACTCAATTAACTTTGTCATAAACATTTTTATGTTTCCCCAATCTCGGAGATGAGTAACAAAAATACAGTTGTTCAATAATGTTCATTTACATATTCATGAGCATGTACAAGTGAGAGCAGTCGAACAAAaagtgcttctttttttttaaacaaggaaTCATCTTTGAATAATCACGTCATCATTGGTAAACcaactaaaaagaaaaaaggttcATCTGAATGGAAAACAATCCGTCCAGATAAAAAAGTTGAGTCTCAGACGAGAGGAATCAAACACATTTCCGTTAGTGGATCGTAAAACAAATTTGTGTTAAAAATAATCATCAACTGCTGTGTTTTTGTGATCCCCAGATGGCGAGCTGAATACCTCAGACAGTCAATAAGTCAAAACAGGTCTTAAATCCATTACATTTTGCACAATGCTTTGTATGGCACGAGAGCCATCCTCTGCTGAAACATTTCCTTGTAGGGCGAAGTCTGGGCCAGTACAACACTAGATGAGGTCGCCGTTTATCCACGTTGGACAAGATGAAACCCCCCTCCGACTCATATTAAACACAATTTCACGAGGGGAGAACTATTAGGTAAACCTAATAAATAAAACTAATATTTCCAGAATTAACGTaatctcacacgcacgcacacaatcactgTGCAGACATGACTGGGAGCCCCTAACCTATGTTTTGTTATATTTGATGGTGCATAACAAGAATAGTTCCAATATCGTTTTGTTGCCTCCAATTAATCTTTTTGCTCATGTGAAAGAACACGCTGAACCAAAAGGAAATCCAATTAGTACACAAAGAGCCTCACTGCGCTCATTTACGTGTTCATCGTCTCCCCGCCTGCCAACAGGTTTtagaggctgggggggaggCAGGTTAAGAGGGTAGAGGTCATGCCAGGGTATATAATCTAAATCAAAGCAATGTACACAGAAGCCTTTATATAGCCTTCATATCGGGGCCTTAAGCCCCAGTGGGCGTTGTATGGTTGCCAGTCATTGTTTGACCCCGCCCACCTGGCGCGACTAGAGCTATGAAAGAAGGTCAAGTTAATTGAAGCAGGAttttgaggagggggggggggggttaccttgAATTTTTTAAAGATCTGGCAAGGGGTCCCAGAACGGATTAACCAACTCATGAGGGTCAGTGGAGAGAGGAAATTAAAAGTCGTGGGAGGATTCAAACTATTGGATGGACGCGTGAAGAAATTGAGTGGCAACAAAATGCCACCCCCTCATGACAAACTAACAAAGCCTCCGTTTAgtaggcctaatgcttaaaTAACATTagttaaagaaagaaaatgattagtggaaaataaaaatgtctttCTCAGAGCGACCTCAACAGTAGATTGTCTGTTTATCTTTGGAACAAGGTGAGGTCAGCTTAAGAAACCCTGACTAAATCAACCCTGTCCTCCGTCAAGCTTTCCTCGAGTGTCATGGCCGTTTAAACCTTTCATTAAATAGACAAACAAGAACGCTAAGAAAAGGAGAAGATAGagttgcgtgtgtatgtgtgtgcgtgcgtctgtgtgtgtgtgtgtaagctgtgATGTCTGTCTCTAAATAAATGCATGAGGACTGGCATGcgctttttttctttcaatggatgagtcacacacacacacacacacacacacacacacacacacacacacacacacacacacacacacacacacacacacacacacacacacacacacacacacacacacacacacacacacacacacacacacacacactacttttACTCCCAATCCAGATGTTTGGTGAGGCTAACCGTGGCATCGCTGGTTGGTTGCCACGGCGATGCCACGGTGACCGCTGAGACATCCGCAGTGCAAAAACTGTTAGCAGAGATAGCGTCTCAAGTGCCGTTGAGCAAGGCAGTGTTGCGATGAGTTCCAATCTAGTTATGTCATGTGAATAGGGAACCGTGAAATCAAATGAGTCCAAACTGCGATGGGAACTGTGTTATTTCAGTCACAAACAAATCAACAGCTAAATCAACAATCTGAAGGTGGTGAACATTTGAACGTTGGAGTAAAGCCACATATTGTGGCTGTTTTGTCAGGTTATCCCCCTCATAATAAAACAAGCCTTTTTTTGAAAGCCCTCTCTTCTGCCTCATGCAAGCCAATCCAAATATGTTTTCCCTCCTCGACCTTGATAAGAATGACAATGAAATGCATTAGACTGTGGTTCTCGCCTCTTCGTTCATTACTCTCTGAAAGGTAGAATATGTCCTGCTGGGAGGATCTGATTGGTTTAAACACAAATACGGAAATGAAAAGGAGAACATTAGATACAGTTGGTTTGGAGATAACAGCTCCCTAGACAATCGCTGGCTTTGTGGACGTGACTACGCCCCAAAGACAACCGCCGTCcgttttaaaagaaaaacaggaaaTGGTAATGTTTGTCGTGACTCGTGGTATCGCACACATTCTGCGTTTCCTGTTGTACATTTCTATCATCTGTCGAAAATCATTTATGTTTTGGTCGTTTTCTTCCCAAAATGAAACCCCCAATAGGAGGGGTTGGAAACCAAAGAgtgtaagaaaaaaaacaagtgcAACAGGTGCTTCTTTGTATTCCACCGAGCGGACCTCACCTCTACTGTCCATCACTCTCTTTTCATTAAGAGCGAGTGAGGGagtggtgagagagacagagagatcctaAACGCAGCAGTCCTCCGTTCCGGGAACGGTTTTCCTTCGGGTTCCCGTATCGCTGCGGTCTTCCACGGTTAAACTCCAAATAGTTTTTCGTTCGCTAGCCGTCGCCGTCGGCAGAATCCGAGGTACGTAATGAGCGTCTGCAACCCAGACGCCCGTCTTAATCGGGGCAAAACGAAAATAGAAACCAACCGACGGACTAAAACTAAATTTCCTTAAAGGGTAAGTATACGTCCTCGTTACGGTGGAGAAGACGAGAAAAGCGTAGACGGGGAAGCATCCCTCTCAGGAGCGATGTGTCGCTACCGTTTAAACTCAGACGCTGTCGACGCAAAAACTAAATATGTCCTCAAATGAACTCCCAACAGTTTGTTCCCTCTCACTTCCTCTGCGTGAGTCAACGGGCCGGGAACGATAACGTAAAGAAAAACTAAATAGAAGGCAGGGGAACGCCAGTCTTCGCATTCTTTTGTCGACGCAAAatgtacttttctttttttgagaCAGTTAGTGTgttcctattctctctctctctttgggtcAGCAGCCGGCTGGCACGTCGGCCATGAAGTCGAACTCGTTCTGGCCCAGCCACAGCTCGGGGAGCTCGTTGGCCCGGTCCAgacccaactccaccaccagcgACATCAGCACCTCCTCGTCTACCGCCTCAAAGTcgatcccccccccaccgccggcCGCCGAGCCCGAGCCCGGGGGTCCAAGCCCGAAGCCAACGGCCGTCCCggtgccgccgccgcctccgaccagcacagaggaggaagaggaggcggaggaattAAGGAGTGAGGTCCCGGCGCCAGGGGGGAACCCCCTCTGAGCAACGggtcccactcctcctccgACCCCTCCCACGGAGCCCACCAGGTTCTGGTAGTGGGAGTTGAGCTTCTGGAGCTGCATGCTGGCGATGAGGTGGGGTCCCGTCTGCAGGCTGAAGGAGTGGGGCTTGGAGAGGGGAGtcgtggaggaggagagcatcGGCATTGGGgacgtggaggtggaggaggaggaggagagggatggggagaagGGCACGGCAGCGGTCTTGGAGGAGGGGTAGTGGAGTAAGGAGGTGATCggcgaggatgaggaggaggaggagatgtccTTCATGacgtgggcggggccagggtaCAACAGTGATGTCATCACCGGGGAGGTGCAATGCCTAGGAGAGGGATGAGATTTATTAATTTAAAACTTCGATTTAATTTTGTTACGtctattaagagagagagagagagacaggagat contains:
- the cited1 gene encoding cbp/p300-interacting transactivator 1, producing MTSLLYPGPAHVMKDISSSSSSSPITSLLHYPSSKTAAVPFSPSLSSSSSTSTSPMPMLSSSTTPLSKPHSFSLQTGPHLIASMQLQKLNSHYQNLVGSVGGVGGGVGPVAQRGFPPGAGTSLLNSSASSSSSVLVGGGGGTGTAVGFGLGPPGSGSAAGGGGGIDFEAVDEEVLMSLVVELGLDRANELPELWLGQNEFDFMADVPAGC